In Halorientalis sp. LT38, a genomic segment contains:
- a CDS encoding winged helix-turn-helix domain-containing protein, translating to MEKALWYLLAGTRGGENRARIIRTLDERPRNANQLAEHLEVDYNTVRHHLEMLQDHDVVETGGDDYGKLYFLTDRFERHRDAFEEIIDHVE from the coding sequence ATGGAGAAGGCCCTGTGGTACCTGCTGGCCGGCACGCGCGGGGGCGAGAACCGGGCGCGGATCATCCGCACCCTGGACGAACGCCCGCGCAACGCCAACCAGCTGGCCGAACACCTCGAGGTGGACTACAACACCGTCCGCCACCACCTGGAGATGCTCCAGGACCACGACGTCGTCGAGACGGGCGGGGACGACTACGGCAAACTGTACTTCCTCACCGACCGCTTCGAGCGCCACCGCGACGCCTTCGAGGAGATCATCGACCACGTGGAGTGA
- a CDS encoding molybdopterin-dependent oxidoreductase: MTRIRDRFGDALPTLLVGLCAGLTAVVGSYAAAGFTPAFVLSPITAWLTATIPNAVTNTVIETLGSLGQQLNLATAVALTVTAVGALAVAALVVGRRLRNRALPVVLTGVGTWGFVAVATGEPLLALGAALPPAVVVLVAVAAPSLSASRPVDSRRRQLLAGSLSLVGFALGGYAVGQRRTPTLGGESLDPSDRRERLLAAAEAQSFSLEGAEPLVSDNFYTVDVANVDPTLDESDWTLTITGEVAEEVTLDYEDLTAMESVDRFETLRCVGESLNGQKMDTALWTGAPLRDLVERAGPKGDCECVRLRAADDYYQVFPIDALEDSLLAYGMNGDALPRGHGYPVRALIPGHWGEIQVKWLTEIEVLDRDADGYWEERGWHGTGPVETVAKLHSVSDLADGRKQVGGHAYAGTRGIDRVEVSTDGGSTWNEAELTDPLEGISVWRQWRYRYDPPSGEHEVVVRAIDGEGNRQPREERDAFPSGATGWVSRTVA, encoded by the coding sequence ATGACGCGCATCCGTGACCGGTTCGGTGACGCGCTGCCGACGCTGCTCGTCGGCCTGTGTGCCGGACTCACCGCCGTCGTGGGATCGTACGCGGCCGCCGGGTTCACGCCGGCGTTCGTCCTCTCGCCGATCACCGCGTGGCTGACGGCGACGATTCCGAACGCGGTCACCAACACGGTCATCGAGACCCTGGGGAGCCTCGGTCAGCAACTCAACCTCGCGACCGCCGTGGCGCTGACGGTGACGGCCGTGGGCGCACTCGCCGTCGCGGCCCTTGTCGTCGGTCGACGGCTCCGCAACCGCGCACTCCCGGTCGTTCTCACGGGGGTCGGAACCTGGGGATTCGTCGCGGTCGCCACCGGTGAACCGCTCCTCGCACTGGGCGCGGCCCTGCCGCCCGCAGTGGTCGTCCTCGTGGCCGTCGCCGCGCCGTCGCTGTCCGCGTCCCGCCCGGTGGACTCGCGCCGACGCCAGTTGCTCGCCGGCAGCCTCTCACTGGTCGGATTCGCCCTCGGGGGCTACGCCGTGGGACAGCGACGGACGCCGACGCTGGGCGGCGAGTCCCTGGATCCCAGCGACCGACGAGAGCGACTGCTCGCCGCGGCCGAGGCGCAGTCCTTCTCGCTCGAGGGCGCGGAACCGCTGGTCAGCGATAACTTCTACACCGTCGACGTCGCCAACGTCGACCCCACGCTCGACGAGTCCGACTGGACGCTGACGATCACCGGCGAGGTCGCAGAGGAGGTGACCCTCGACTACGAGGACCTGACGGCCATGGAGTCGGTCGACCGCTTCGAGACGCTCCGCTGCGTCGGCGAGTCTCTCAACGGCCAGAAGATGGACACCGCGCTCTGGACGGGCGCCCCGCTGCGCGACCTGGTCGAACGCGCGGGGCCGAAGGGCGACTGCGAGTGCGTCCGGCTCCGGGCCGCCGACGACTACTACCAGGTGTTCCCCATCGACGCGCTCGAGGACTCCCTGCTGGCGTACGGGATGAACGGCGACGCCCTCCCGCGCGGGCACGGCTACCCCGTCCGGGCGCTGATCCCCGGCCACTGGGGCGAGATCCAGGTCAAGTGGCTCACCGAGATCGAAGTCCTCGACCGGGACGCCGACGGCTACTGGGAGGAGCGCGGCTGGCACGGGACGGGCCCCGTCGAGACGGTCGCGAAACTCCACTCGGTCAGCGACCTGGCGGACGGGCGCAAACAGGTCGGCGGCCACGCCTACGCCGGGACCCGCGGGATCGATCGGGTAGAGGTGTCGACCGACGGCGGCTCGACCTGGAACGAGGCCGAGTTGACCGACCCGCTGGAAGGCATTTCCGTCTGGCGACAGTGGCGCTACCGGTACGACCCCCCGAGCGGCGAGCACGAGGTCGTCGTCCGCGCGATCGACGGTGAGGGCAACCGCCAGCCTCGCGAAGAGCGCGACGCCTTCCCGAGCGGCGCGACCGGATGGGTGTCCCGGACCGTCGCGTGA
- a CDS encoding HVO_2523 family zinc finger protein has translation MSDADRADADAEDGDASAGTDGPPGGRPCPLCERPMYSRHCKYVCPEHGVVYDCADTFY, from the coding sequence ATGAGCGACGCCGACAGGGCCGACGCGGACGCCGAGGACGGGGACGCGTCGGCCGGCACCGACGGTCCTCCCGGGGGTCGTCCCTGCCCGCTTTGCGAGCGGCCGATGTACAGCCGCCACTGCAAGTACGTCTGCCCGGAACACGGCGTCGTCTACGACTGCGCGGACACCTTCTACTGA
- a CDS encoding TVP38/TMEM64 family protein has translation MRGVSRGRLLGAAMVAAILAVAVVGRSPTALLQWAESLAGQPVVFALVLAGLYLFRPLALLPLAVLSVLVGYVYGLPGIPVALAGAVVSNLPVFLLARYTRADGGLAAWFGARADGFVATTGAFRGVTVARLLPLPSDAVSYAAGLTRVPVRSYVLGSAVGEIPWVIVAVLAGRSMHDLTAAGATAGLDVIVAVAAFAVLLLAGPAYRYLSDRRQSAA, from the coding sequence ATGCGAGGCGTATCGCGCGGGCGGTTGCTCGGCGCCGCGATGGTGGCCGCGATCTTGGCCGTGGCGGTCGTCGGCCGGTCGCCGACGGCGCTGCTCCAGTGGGCCGAGAGCCTCGCCGGCCAGCCGGTCGTCTTCGCCCTCGTGCTGGCGGGCCTGTACCTGTTTCGGCCGCTCGCGCTCCTCCCTCTCGCGGTCCTCTCTGTACTCGTCGGCTACGTCTACGGCCTGCCCGGGATCCCGGTCGCGCTGGCCGGCGCTGTCGTGAGCAACCTCCCGGTCTTCCTGCTGGCGCGATACACCCGTGCTGACGGCGGCCTCGCGGCCTGGTTCGGCGCCCGGGCCGACGGGTTCGTCGCGACGACCGGGGCGTTCCGGGGCGTCACCGTCGCCAGACTCCTGCCGCTGCCCTCCGACGCCGTCTCCTACGCGGCCGGCCTGACGCGCGTGCCCGTCCGATCGTACGTCCTCGGCTCGGCCGTCGGCGAGATCCCCTGGGTGATCGTCGCGGTGCTGGCCGGGCGGTCGATGCACGACCTCACCGCTGCTGGCGCGACCGCCGGACTCGACGTGATCGTCGCCGTCGCGGCGTTCGCGGTGCTGTTGCTCGCTGGTCCGGCCTATCGATACCTCAGCGACCGACGACAGAGCGCGGCCTGA
- a CDS encoding DUF5830 family protein: MQDVDPVELGLELLASLEHDALSVADALDRIETVTTDPNVQREILDTAVTRGVVEREDGTIRPTSHDYVSFEADVITKEGEFSCRRCGAGLSTGYFIDFDTGEHGPFGSSCIKKVTGRAD, encoded by the coding sequence GTGCAGGACGTCGATCCGGTCGAACTGGGCCTGGAACTCCTCGCGAGCCTCGAACACGACGCCCTGTCGGTCGCCGACGCGCTCGACCGGATCGAGACCGTCACCACCGACCCGAACGTCCAGCGCGAGATCCTCGACACCGCGGTGACGCGCGGCGTCGTCGAACGCGAGGACGGCACCATCCGTCCGACGAGCCACGACTACGTCAGCTTCGAGGCCGACGTGATCACGAAGGAGGGCGAGTTCTCCTGCCGGCGCTGCGGCGCCGGACTGTCGACGGGCTACTTCATCGACTTCGACACCGGCGAACACGGGCCCTTCGGCTCTTCCTGTATCAAAAAAGTGACCGGCCGGGCGGATTAG
- a CDS encoding DUF7115 domain-containing protein, translating into MEIPDLVRDALGGEDVELGVNLGDEDVVCLTPTRTLLYRAEGLLSDEKVQEFPHDVESLDVKEGRRKTKFVLEYVEGTRSLGVPKSRDGAVLELLMTGILRADDVIEADESVAGAFRFSELVLIVTDRRVVRHIGAAVWTDDYEVYPFADLTGLSFEQGNVATEVVLEVDGRPKRIKTPNDQARKVQQIVEEAVFAFYDVGGLDALNAKIGLDEDDTERDADGGSDIDIGGGIDPLVSDDGEAEPAQDHGFAPKDATGGEAGTGSGSSSEAASETKSETTSDAGSGSAEARQWPSESDESRSNSGGGTTAESSRSTDGPSRAEFDAVEQRLDELTTAVERHNELLERQQQTIDTLIEELRKGR; encoded by the coding sequence ATGGAGATTCCTGACCTCGTCCGGGACGCGCTCGGGGGCGAGGACGTCGAGCTGGGCGTCAACCTCGGCGACGAGGACGTCGTCTGTCTCACGCCGACCCGGACGCTGCTGTACCGGGCTGAAGGCCTGTTGAGCGACGAGAAAGTGCAGGAGTTCCCTCACGACGTGGAGTCACTCGACGTCAAGGAGGGGCGCCGCAAGACCAAGTTCGTCCTCGAGTACGTCGAGGGCACCCGGTCTCTGGGCGTCCCGAAGAGCCGCGACGGCGCGGTGCTCGAACTCCTGATGACCGGCATCCTCCGGGCCGACGACGTGATCGAAGCCGACGAGTCCGTCGCCGGCGCCTTCCGCTTTAGCGAACTGGTCCTGATCGTCACCGACCGCCGGGTCGTCCGCCACATCGGCGCGGCGGTCTGGACCGACGACTACGAGGTCTACCCCTTCGCCGATCTGACCGGCCTCTCCTTCGAGCAGGGCAACGTCGCGACGGAGGTCGTCCTCGAGGTCGACGGCCGCCCCAAGCGGATCAAGACGCCCAACGACCAGGCCCGGAAGGTCCAGCAGATCGTCGAGGAGGCCGTCTTCGCCTTCTACGACGTCGGCGGGCTCGACGCACTCAACGCCAAAATCGGGCTCGACGAGGACGATACCGAGCGGGACGCAGACGGCGGAAGCGACATCGACATCGGCGGCGGCATCGACCCGCTCGTCTCCGACGACGGCGAGGCCGAACCCGCCCAGGACCACGGCTTCGCACCGAAGGACGCGACCGGCGGCGAGGCCGGCACCGGGTCCGGCTCGTCGTCGGAGGCCGCGTCGGAGACGAAGTCAGAGACGACGTCGGACGCCGGGTCCGGGTCCGCGGAGGCGAGACAGTGGCCCAGCGAGTCCGACGAGTCGCGATCGAACAGCGGCGGTGGCACGACGGCCGAATCCAGTCGGTCGACCGACGGGCCGAGCCGGGCGGAGTTCGACGCCGTCGAACAGCGACTCGACGAACTGACGACCGCCGTCGAGCGACACAACGAACTCCTGGAGCGACAACAGCAGACGATCGACACGCTGATCGAGGAACTGCGGAAAGGCCGCTAA
- a CDS encoding PGF-CTERM sorting domain-containing protein, with protein sequence MSRPPLPLLVVLSVLVALALSPAVLTAVPATGSPTAQALQANDTAPGDEQDPEPTDVEDDDPDEATEEAEEEEEAEAEEEADEEEGEEDDEAEEEKAEEEEADEEEEEEQAEEEEEQAEEEDEAEEEEEEGDEDPEPAETEDEDGENEGGDGDDDGGFLTVDQATEAGDEGTAEDDGSTVDDAATEDDDQPAETDDDDTLDEDLVEELEDALGIDEQDGTDDGDDDGTASTPDGSSDPETPAAEDTSTATADPETPAPAEPGPPVDTPTVGSPAGSTPTAEPTESPAGTDTPAPAATPAATETPPPTATPNTPNPTDTPGGTETAEPTATPEPAGTSASTATPVPAGTPASTDSTAETPADTATATDAPTQTPAPAQTPTATPEPTEPTPEPTDEVDESGGGNANGDGSGGSLPGGGGGADIDVNLGQQEADTTTETPSETTAPPTTVATESTVTTDRPARADRAAAQSGETETRAATETAETPTGTVVGPRITEADGPGFGWAIALVALALAVLGGIRRQ encoded by the coding sequence GTGTCACGCCCTCCCCTGCCGCTACTCGTGGTCCTGTCGGTACTCGTCGCCCTCGCACTCTCACCTGCGGTACTGACCGCCGTCCCGGCCACAGGGTCGCCGACCGCGCAGGCCCTCCAGGCCAACGACACGGCCCCCGGCGACGAGCAGGACCCGGAGCCGACTGACGTCGAGGACGACGACCCCGACGAAGCGACCGAGGAAGCGGAGGAAGAGGAGGAAGCGGAAGCAGAGGAAGAAGCGGACGAAGAGGAAGGGGAGGAAGATGACGAAGCCGAGGAAGAGAAAGCAGAGGAAGAAGAAGCGGACGAAGAGGAAGAAGAAGAGCAGGCAGAGGAAGAAGAAGAGCAGGCAGAGGAAGAAGACGAAGCGGAGGAAGAGGAAGAAGAGGGAGACGAGGACCCGGAACCGGCCGAAACGGAAGACGAAGACGGTGAGAACGAGGGAGGGGACGGCGATGACGACGGCGGGTTTCTGACCGTGGACCAGGCGACCGAAGCAGGGGACGAGGGGACGGCCGAGGACGACGGATCCACCGTCGACGATGCGGCGACGGAGGACGATGACCAACCGGCGGAGACGGACGACGACGATACGCTCGACGAGGACCTGGTCGAGGAGCTGGAAGACGCGCTGGGGATCGACGAACAGGACGGAACCGACGACGGTGACGACGACGGGACGGCGTCGACGCCCGACGGATCGTCCGACCCGGAGACGCCCGCGGCGGAAGACACCTCAACGGCGACAGCCGATCCGGAGACGCCGGCCCCTGCCGAACCGGGACCGCCAGTCGACACGCCGACCGTCGGGTCGCCGGCCGGCTCCACTCCGACCGCCGAACCGACCGAGTCGCCGGCGGGCACGGACACGCCGGCTCCTGCCGCCACGCCTGCGGCCACGGAGACGCCTCCACCGACGGCGACGCCGAACACCCCGAACCCGACCGACACGCCCGGCGGGACCGAGACGGCTGAACCGACGGCGACGCCGGAACCAGCCGGAACGTCGGCATCGACGGCGACGCCGGTACCTGCCGGAACGCCGGCATCGACGGATTCGACGGCCGAGACACCGGCGGACACGGCCACAGCAACCGACGCGCCGACGCAGACGCCGGCTCCGGCGCAGACGCCGACTGCGACCCCTGAGCCGACGGAGCCGACGCCGGAGCCGACCGACGAGGTCGACGAGTCCGGCGGTGGAAATGCCAACGGCGACGGTTCCGGTGGGTCACTGCCCGGCGGCGGTGGCGGCGCGGATATCGACGTCAACCTCGGCCAGCAGGAGGCGGACACGACCACCGAGACGCCGTCGGAAACGACGGCCCCGCCGACGACCGTCGCGACGGAGTCGACCGTGACGACGGACCGGCCGGCGCGAGCCGACCGCGCGGCCGCACAGTCGGGTGAGACGGAGACACGCGCGGCCACGGAGACGGCGGAGACGCCGACCGGAACGGTGGTCGGGCCGCGGATCACCGAGGCCGATGGGCCCGGGTTCGGGTGGGCGATCGCACTGGTGGCGCTGGCGCTCGCGGTCCTGGGTGGGATTCGCAGGCAGTGA
- a CDS encoding 5-formyltetrahydrofolate cyclo-ligase has product MDKQALRERVWDDLESSGTARFPFPPHGRIPNFDGADAAAERLTETDAWRAADVIKANPDAPQLPVRRAALRQGKTVYMAVPRLADEECFLRLDPAEIEDVDHATTVGGSAEVGEQVGPEDVAPIDLVISGSVAVTPDGARVGKGEGYSDLEFAVLRELGLVDGETPVATTVHERQVGDDAVSTAAHDVPMDLVVTPERVLRPAGGAKPAGIDWSLLSEERRAEIPVLDRFAPE; this is encoded by the coding sequence ATGGACAAGCAGGCGCTTCGCGAGCGCGTCTGGGACGACCTCGAATCGAGCGGGACGGCGCGGTTCCCGTTCCCGCCCCACGGCCGGATCCCGAACTTCGATGGGGCCGACGCGGCGGCCGAGCGCCTGACGGAGACGGACGCCTGGCGGGCGGCCGACGTCATCAAAGCGAATCCGGACGCGCCGCAGTTGCCCGTCCGCCGCGCGGCGCTGCGTCAGGGGAAGACGGTCTACATGGCCGTCCCCAGACTGGCCGACGAGGAGTGTTTCCTCCGGCTCGATCCGGCGGAGATCGAGGACGTCGATCACGCGACGACGGTCGGCGGGTCCGCGGAGGTCGGCGAGCAGGTGGGGCCCGAGGACGTGGCGCCGATCGACCTCGTGATCTCGGGCAGCGTCGCGGTCACCCCCGACGGCGCGCGGGTGGGCAAGGGCGAGGGGTACAGTGACCTCGAGTTCGCCGTCCTCCGGGAACTGGGGCTGGTCGACGGCGAGACGCCGGTCGCGACGACGGTCCACGAGCGACAGGTGGGCGACGACGCAGTGTCGACGGCGGCCCACGACGTCCCGATGGACCTGGTGGTCACGCCCGAGCGGGTACTCCGTCCAGCGGGGGGCGCGAAACCGGCCGGGATCGACTGGTCGTTACTGTCCGAGGAGCGCCGGGCGGAGATTCCGGTGCTGGACCGGTTCGCGCCGGAGTGA
- a CDS encoding bacterio-opsin activator domain-containing protein, with protein sequence MEVTESIARAALDTLSSQVAVLDEAGHILFTNSSWGSAGAGSAAAGADAEGTNYFDSVDPTADDYAIDAVRGIRRVLDGECDEFTLEYPCHSPDERRWFLMRATPFEIGGGNFATVAHIDITDRRLAELEAQEHARQAERERHTLEHLVDRINGLVQDITRLLVESVSREEIERGVCERLADTDPYVFAWIGSADIPEERLRVRAAAGSADVDLEAEPFDLGAEAATPSGQAFADGDSRIVSTVDTGSAVGRRYGDAGVESVISIPLGNRESEYGVLTVCADHPDAFDEREQVVLEALGRAIANAIDALERKRTLTADRIVEMEFTVGDPEFVLNAATIDRDCRLSFSGSVYGSDGSLREFYTVDGPDAGEVGTFFTAHDAVADATVLTEHDDGCLLQVTLRESVVELLVDRGVVTKAVTSEDGQTEFTTELSREADARSLFESVADRFDGTELVGYHEHERPVRTRKEFRAGLEERLTDRQLTALRTAYYSGFFDWPRAVDGDELAAMMDISRSTFHQHLRVAERKLLDSFFEHDRQ encoded by the coding sequence ATGGAAGTCACGGAATCGATCGCCAGGGCGGCCCTCGACACCCTGTCGAGTCAGGTCGCCGTGCTGGACGAGGCCGGTCACATCCTCTTCACCAACAGTTCGTGGGGCTCGGCGGGCGCCGGGAGTGCGGCCGCGGGGGCGGACGCCGAGGGGACGAACTACTTCGATTCGGTCGATCCGACAGCCGACGACTACGCGATCGATGCCGTCCGCGGCATCCGCCGGGTGCTCGACGGCGAGTGTGACGAGTTCACGCTCGAATATCCGTGCCACTCCCCCGACGAGCGACGCTGGTTCCTGATGCGGGCGACGCCGTTCGAGATCGGCGGCGGGAACTTCGCCACGGTCGCCCACATCGACATCACCGACCGCCGACTCGCGGAACTCGAGGCCCAGGAGCACGCCCGACAGGCCGAACGCGAGCGACACACCCTCGAACACCTCGTCGACCGCATCAACGGACTGGTCCAGGACATCACGCGGCTGCTGGTCGAGTCCGTCTCCAGAGAGGAGATCGAGCGGGGCGTCTGCGAACGCCTCGCCGACACCGACCCCTACGTGTTCGCCTGGATCGGGAGCGCCGACATCCCGGAGGAACGACTCCGGGTGCGCGCCGCTGCCGGATCTGCCGACGTGGATCTGGAGGCCGAGCCGTTCGATCTCGGGGCCGAGGCCGCGACGCCCAGCGGGCAGGCGTTCGCCGACGGGGACTCACGGATCGTCTCGACGGTCGACACCGGGTCGGCCGTCGGTCGCCGGTACGGCGACGCCGGCGTCGAGTCGGTCATCTCGATCCCGCTGGGCAATCGCGAGAGCGAGTACGGGGTACTGACCGTCTGCGCCGATCACCCCGACGCGTTCGACGAGCGCGAGCAGGTCGTGCTCGAAGCGCTCGGGCGGGCTATCGCCAACGCCATCGACGCGCTCGAGCGCAAGCGCACGCTCACGGCCGATCGGATCGTCGAGATGGAGTTCACCGTCGGTGACCCGGAGTTCGTGCTCAACGCGGCCACGATCGACCGTGACTGCCGACTCTCCTTCTCCGGCTCGGTGTACGGCTCGGACGGCTCGCTCCGGGAGTTCTACACGGTCGACGGCCCCGACGCCGGCGAGGTCGGCACCTTCTTCACAGCCCACGACGCCGTCGCCGATGCAACGGTCCTCACGGAGCACGACGACGGCTGTCTCCTCCAGGTGACGCTCCGGGAGTCGGTCGTCGAACTGCTCGTCGACAGGGGCGTGGTCACCAAGGCGGTCACGAGCGAGGACGGTCAGACGGAGTTTACCACCGAACTCTCCCGCGAGGCCGACGCTAGGTCGCTGTTCGAGTCGGTCGCCGATCGCTTCGACGGCACCGAACTCGTCGGCTACCACGAACACGAACGCCCCGTGCGGACGCGCAAGGAGTTCCGGGCCGGCCTCGAAGAGCGGCTCACCGACCGGCAGCTGACCGCGCTCCGGACGGCCTACTACAGCGGCTTCTTCGACTGGCCCCGGGCCGTCGACGGCGACGAACTCGCCGCGATGATGGACATCTCCCGCTCTACCTTCCACCAGCACCTCCGGGTCGCCGAGCGGAAACTGCTGGACTCGTTTTTCGAACACGACCGGCAGTGA
- a CDS encoding methyl-accepting chemotaxis protein — translation MSRDGGIDAAVEQDVKEDVSEDIDRDAGYGHEAASEIQTSIAELEDSSVEVADRTREISELAREQHEGMSEVANEVSTLSASVEEIASSAEEVAAASKQARDLADEGQASAEEVVTAMEEIQEAADSVAQDVRTIQTSVQEIDDIVDIINDIADQTNILALNASIEAARAGQAGEGFAVVADEIKDLAGESQSQAGEIEAMIDEIQGNTERAVDSLEDNNERIDDGIDLVDDAMENLQEIGETVREVNDGIEEVAAATDQQAASTEEVASMVDQTTTNAEEIVDAVEEIAGEIDDQTDQVTDIDGAVDDLIDDVSVTSAAGD, via the coding sequence ATGTCTCGCGACGGTGGTATTGACGCCGCTGTGGAACAGGACGTCAAAGAAGACGTCTCGGAAGACATCGACCGAGACGCTGGCTACGGTCACGAGGCGGCGAGCGAGATTCAGACCTCGATCGCCGAACTGGAGGACTCGTCGGTCGAGGTCGCCGACCGGACGCGCGAGATCTCGGAACTGGCTCGCGAACAGCACGAGGGCATGTCCGAGGTCGCCAACGAGGTGTCGACGCTGTCGGCCTCGGTCGAAGAGATCGCCTCCTCGGCGGAGGAAGTCGCCGCGGCCAGCAAACAGGCGCGGGACCTGGCCGACGAGGGCCAGGCCTCCGCGGAGGAGGTCGTCACGGCGATGGAGGAGATCCAGGAGGCGGCCGACAGCGTGGCCCAGGACGTCCGGACGATCCAGACGAGCGTCCAGGAGATCGACGACATCGTCGATATCATCAACGACATCGCAGACCAGACGAACATTCTGGCGCTGAACGCCTCGATCGAGGCCGCCCGCGCCGGGCAGGCCGGCGAGGGCTTCGCCGTGGTCGCGGACGAGATCAAGGACCTCGCCGGCGAGTCCCAGTCACAGGCCGGCGAGATCGAGGCGATGATCGACGAGATCCAGGGCAACACCGAGCGGGCCGTGGATAGTCTGGAGGACAACAACGAGCGCATCGACGACGGGATCGATCTGGTCGACGACGCGATGGAGAACCTCCAGGAGATCGGCGAGACCGTCCGCGAGGTCAACGACGGCATCGAGGAGGTCGCGGCGGCGACCGACCAGCAGGCCGCCTCGACGGAGGAAGTGGCCAGCATGGTCGACCAGACGACGACGAACGCCGAGGAGATCGTCGACGCGGTCGAGGAGATCGCCGGGGAAATCGACGACCAGACGGACCAGGTCACCGACATCGACGGGGCCGTCGACGACCTCATCGACGACGTATCGGTGACGAGCGCCGCCGGCGACTGA
- a CDS encoding CBS domain-containing protein — MLTARDIMTTEVETVAPDDDVASVLTRLARADFNGYPVVDEGGDLVGIVTQGDLVDLFQPSDRTLWIPVGFPPFLESLTYGIDLSWDNLDVGLDMVRNSGKSISDVMTTEVVTVAPDDDVDHVLDLLADRERDINRLPVIEDGAVVGIIARQDAIRALRDARNGA; from the coding sequence ATGCTGACGGCTCGCGACATCATGACGACCGAGGTGGAGACGGTGGCCCCGGACGACGACGTGGCGTCGGTCCTCACCCGACTGGCGCGCGCGGACTTCAACGGCTATCCGGTCGTCGACGAGGGTGGCGACCTCGTCGGCATCGTCACGCAGGGCGACCTCGTGGACCTGTTCCAGCCCTCGGACCGGACGCTGTGGATCCCCGTCGGATTTCCCCCGTTCCTCGAGAGCCTGACCTATGGAATCGACCTCTCCTGGGACAATCTGGACGTGGGCCTTGACATGGTGCGCAACTCCGGCAAGTCGATCAGCGACGTGATGACCACCGAGGTGGTGACGGTCGCGCCCGACGACGACGTCGACCACGTGCTCGATCTGCTGGCCGACCGTGAGCGAGACATCAACAGACTGCCGGTCATCGAGGACGGCGCGGTGGTCGGGATCATCGCCCGACAGGACGCGATCAGGGCGCTGCGGGACGCGCGGAACGGGGCCTGA
- a CDS encoding ribonuclease HI, with protein sequence MAAYGRPSLRDLFDESPTPHIAHPPRTHHRDFYLATDGSYRGRCGAVGGEDNPAGGLGVVIETRDGERVARLSVADSAPDNNVAEYRALHLGLDVLAARAPADARVGVLIDHDALAGNVNQAVLDARGADWDPAVSVPTATNHHWRGIRARINGFDELRAARIRSDVNPAHPLANAPDQYAHVNREPDRCVIPEDPTEEQVPPPSRSDRGASD encoded by the coding sequence ATGGCCGCTTACGGCCGGCCGTCCCTTCGGGACCTGTTCGACGAGTCGCCGACGCCACACATTGCCCACCCCCCTCGCACCCACCATCGGGACTTCTACCTCGCCACAGACGGCTCCTACAGAGGCCGCTGTGGCGCGGTGGGCGGCGAGGACAACCCCGCCGGCGGACTCGGCGTGGTCATCGAGACGCGAGACGGTGAGCGAGTGGCGCGGCTCTCGGTCGCGGACAGCGCCCCTGACAACAACGTCGCCGAGTACCGCGCGCTCCACCTGGGCCTGGACGTCCTCGCGGCGCGAGCCCCGGCGGACGCTCGCGTCGGCGTCCTCATCGACCACGACGCCCTCGCGGGCAACGTGAACCAGGCCGTCCTCGACGCCCGGGGCGCCGACTGGGACCCCGCCGTCTCAGTCCCGACGGCGACGAACCACCACTGGCGCGGCATCCGCGCCCGCATCAACGGGTTCGACGAACTCCGGGCCGCCCGCATCCGGAGCGACGTGAACCCGGCCCATCCGCTGGCCAACGCGCCCGACCAGTACGCCCACGTCAACCGGGAACCCGACCGCTGCGTCATCCCGGAAGATCCGACCGAGGAGCAGGTCCCCCCGCCCTCCCGGTCGGACCGCGGTGCCAGCGACTGA